From the genome of Clavibacter nebraskensis NCPPB 2581:
CCGGCTGGGATGCGGTGCACGCGAGCCCGCTGAGCCGCGCCTTCGAGACCGCGTCGATCATCGCGGAGCACCTCGCGCTCGGCGGCGCGCCCGCGTCGGGTCCGCTGCCGGAGCCCGCGCTCGCCGAGCGCCGCTACGGCCTCGCGGAGGGGCTCACGCACAGCGAGATCGAGGCGCGCTTCCCCGACGGCGACGTCCCCGGCCGCGAGACCGTCGAGTCCGTCACCGAGCGGGCGGGCGCGGCGCTCCTGCGGCTCGCGGAACGGCACCCCGGCGGGTCGATCATCGCGGTCTCGCACGGCGGCGTCATCGCGGCGCTCGCCCGCAGCCTCGACGCGTCGCTCGGCACGCGCCCGGGGCCCATGATCGAGAACGGCTCGGCCCACACGTTCGGCGTGGTCGACGGCGAGCTGTCGCTGCTGCGCTTCGGCGGCATCGCGGACCTCGCCGGCATCGCCGACCTCGACCCGGCCCGCCGGGCCTGACCCGCCGCTCCCCCGCGTCCGACGCCGGGCGCGCCCGGCTCAGACCCCGCGGCGCCCCGTCCGCGCGACCTGCTCGAGGAGGTCGCCGAGCGCCTCGGCCGAGCGGTCCCAGTCGTACTCGGCCGCGCGCGCGATGCACGCGGCGGAGCGTCGCCGCCACTCGTCCGGTTCCTCGAGCGCGCGCACGGCCGCGGCGAACCCCTCGGCGTCGTCCGGATCCACGTACACGGCCGCGTCGCCCCCGATCTCGCGGAAGATCGGGATGTCGCTGACCACCACGGGCAGGCCGACGCTCATGGCCTCGATCACGGGGATCCCGAACCCCTCGTCGCGCGACGCCGTCAGCAACGCGGTCGCGCGCCGGAGCGTCCGCGCGTACTCCTCGTCGCTCGCGCCGTCGCGGAACACGAGACGCGCCCCGTCCGCGATCGACTCCAGCCGCTCGCGCTCCGGGGCGGGGATGCGGCTCATGAGGTGCAGCTCGTGGTCGGGCAGGTCGTCGGCCGCGTGCACGAGCGTCTCGACGTTCTTGTAGGGCATGTACGAGCCCATGTAGACGAGCGTGCGCTCGGCTGGCGCGTCGCGCGGTCCGTCCGGGCTGCCGTCGGGCGCGGGCGTCAGCTCGGCCGCGTTCGGCACGACGACCACGGGCTTCGTGGTCAGCCGGTGCGCGCGGATGAGGCCGCGCGTCGTCTCGCTGACCGTCACGATCGCGTCGGCGCGGTCGAGCAGCAGCCGCTGCGGCCACCACGCGAGGTGGAAGGCGCGCCAGAGCGCGCGCACGGGCGCGGGCAGGTCGCGCGGCGGGCGCCGGTGCCGGTAGTAGATGAGGTCGTGCAGCGTGAGCACGAGCGGGTAGGTGCGCCCGCGCGATCCCATCGTCTGCATCGGGCTGTAGACGACGTCGGGCCGCATGCGCGAGACGCGTCGGGCGAGCCACGGCTCCCGCGGACCGGTGGGCGAGCTGACCAGCTGCCAGGGCAGGTCGGGCAGGAGCGCGAGCTGGCGGTGGTCGCTGATGAGCATGGTCACGTCGAACCGCGCGCCGAGCCGGGCGACGAGCTCGGCGCCGTAGCGGCTGATCCCGTCGTGCCGGCCGATGCGCGTGTACCGGCAGTCGAACACGAGCCTCATGACGCGCTCCCCTCGTCCAGGAACGCGCGGATGGAACCGGCCGCCTCCCGGGGCGTCTCGTAGTGGATGAGGTGCCCGACCCGCGGGATCACCTCGAGCCGCGCGTCCGCGAACAGGCGCTGCAGCCGGTGCTGCGCGGCGACGGGCGTGATGTCGTCGCGCTCGGCGGCGACGAGCAGCACGGGCACGGCGACGCGCGCGGCGTACGTGCTCACGTCCGACGACACCGACGCGCGGAACGCCTCGAGCACGACGCGGCGGTCGCTGAACGCGCTGAAGAAGCGGTCGTGCTGGTCGTTGATCCACCGGCGGAGCGACCGGTCGCGCGTCTTCGCCATGGCCTCGCTCATCACACGCACGATGGCGCGGTTGCGCAGCAGGCCGAAGCCCGCGCGCTCGGGCAGCACGGCGGCGGCGCGGTAGTAGAGCACGGCGAGCCGCGTGAGGATCCCCCGCGGCCCCTCGAGCGCGGGCGCCGCGATCGGGTTCACGAGGACCGCGCGCGGGCTCGGCAGGCCGTCCGCGAGCGCCGCCGCGACCACGATGGACCCGAAGGAGTGGCCGAGCGCGGTCGCGTCCCGCGTGCCCGTCGCGTCGACGAACGCGCGCAGCCACGCGGAGTAGCCGGCGATGTCGTGCCGCGCGTCGACGAGCGGCGTCGAGTCCCCGAAGCCGGGCAGGTCGGGCGAGAGGATCCGCACGCCCGGCAGCTGCGCGACGACCGGCTCGAGCCCGTGGTGGTCCCCGCGGAAGCCGTGCACGACGACGACCACCTGGGGCGCGTCAGCGGGCCCGTACTCCCACCAGGCGGTGCGGCTCCCGAGGAGGTCGACGGTGCGGCGGACCACGGGGATCCGGTCGAGCTGGGCGGCGTAGGGCGAGGGGACGGTCATCGGGGACGAGTCTACGAGCGGGGGCCGCCCGCGCCCCTGGGCGCGCCGGGGCCGGCCACCGGCGCGCCCCGCCTAGAGTGGCGATCGGCCTTCCCGCCCCGAGTCGACGCCCCCGTCGCGCCCATGAGGAGAACCGTGAGCTTCACCGCCCCCATCACCCTGCCCGGCCTCACCCTCGACAAGCAGTGGTACAAGCGCTCGGTCTTCTACGAGGTGATGATCCGCTCCTTCGTCGACTCCAACGGCGACGGCACCGGCGACATCCAGGGCCTCATCTCGAAGCTCGACTACCTGCAGTGGCTGGGCATCGACGGCCTGTGGCTCCCGCCCTTCTTCCAGTCGCCCCTCCGCGACGGCGGCTACGACATCAGCGACTACATGGCCGTCCTCCCCGAGTTCGGCACGCTCGACGACTTCAAGGAGCTCGTCACCAAGTCGCACGAGCGCAACATGCGCATCGTCATCGACCTCGTGATGAACCACACCTCCGACCAGCACGAGTGGTTCCAGCAGTCCCGGTCCGACCCCGACGGCCCCTACGGCGACTTCTACGTCTGGAGCGACACCGACGAGAAGTACGAGGACATCCGCGTCATCTTCGTCGACACCGAGGAGTCCAACTGGACCTTCGACCCGGTGCGCCGCCAGTTCTTCTTCCACCGCTTCTTCTCGCACCAGCCCGACCTCAACTTCGACAACCCGAAGGTGCACGAGGCCATCTACGGCGTCATCCGCCACTGGCTCGACATGGGCGTCGACGGCCTGCGCCTCGACGCGATCCCGTACCTCTACGAGACCGAGGAGGGCAACGGCGAGGGCGAGCCCGCCACGCACGAGTTCCTCAAGCGCCTCCGCGCCATGGTCGACGAGGAGTACCCGGGCCGGATCCTCATCGCCGAGGCCAACCAGTGGCCGCGCGAGGTCTCCGCGTTCCTCGGCACCGAGGAGGAGCCCGAGTGCCACATGGCGTTCGACTTCCCGATCATGCCGCGCATCTTCTACTCCCTCCGCTCGCAGACGGCGGACGAGCTGAAGCGGATCATGGGCGAGACGTTCGAGATCCCCGAGGCCGCCGCGTGGGGCGTCTTCCTCCGCAACCACGACGAGCTCACGCTCGAGATGGTGAGCGAGGAGTACCGCCAGGCGATGTACGGCTGGTACGCGTACGACCCCCGCATGCGCGTCAACATCGGCATCCGCCGCCGCCTGGCGCCGCTGCTCGACAACTCACGCGCCGAGCTCGAGCTCGTGCACGCGCTCCTGTTCTCCCTCCCCGGCAGCCCGTTCCTCTACTACGGCGACGAGATCGGCATGGGCGACAACATCTGGCTGCCGGACCGCGACGCGTCTCGCACGCCCATGCAGTGGACCCCGGACCGCAACGCCGGCTTCTCCACGGCCGACCCGGGCAAGCTCTACCTGCCCGTCGTGCAGTCGCTCGTGTACAACTACGCGCAGATCAACGTGGAGTCGCAGCTGGCGCAGTCGCGCTCGCTCCTGCACTGGGTCCGCAACGTCATCCACGTGCGGAAGGCACACCCGGTCTTCGGCCAGGGCACCATCCGCGTCCTCCCGACCGACCACGAGAGCGTCCTCGCGTTCGTGCGCTCCTACGAGGGCAGCGGCACGCACTTCGGCGACCGCGCGGAGGACGTGCTCTGCGTCTTCTCGTTCGCGCACAACCCGGTGTCCGTCACCATCGACGCCTCCGACTTCGCGGGCTCGCAGCTCTACGACCTCTTCGGCGGCGGCGTCTTCCCGACGGTCGGCGACGACGGCCGCCTCACGCTCACGCTCGCCACGCAGAGCTTCTACTGGCTGCACATGGGTGCGCCCGCCATCGGCGGTCGCCCGTAGCATCTACAGGATGAGCACCCGCTGGCACCACTCCCTGGCCTCGTTCGACCTCGAGACGACGGGGGTGGACGTCGAGACCGCCCGCATCGTCACCGCGTGCATCGTCGTGCTCGACGCAGACGGGCAGGTCACCGAACGCCACGACTGGCTCGCGGATCCGGGGGTCGAGATCCCCGCGGGCGCGGCGGCCATCCACGGCGTCACCACGGAGCGCGCGCGGGCCGAGGGGCGCGACGCCGGCGCGGTCGTGCTCGAGATCGTCACGACCATCCGCGAGATGTTCGCCCGGGGCCTCGCCCTCGTGGTCTACAACGCGCCCTACGACCTCACGCTGCTCAACCGCGAGGCCGTGCGGCACGGGGTGGAGCCGCTGCGCGACACCGGCCCCGTCATCGACCCGCTCGTCATCGACAAGGCCGTGGACACCTACCGCCGCGGCAAGCGCACCCTGTCCGTCGCGGCCGAGCACTACGGCGTGCGCCTCGACGATGCGCACGACGCGGGCGCGGACGCCATCGCCGCGGGCCGCGTCGCCCAGGCCATCGCCGGCCGCTACGCCGACCAGCTCGACATCCCGGTGCTGGACCTGCACGACCGCCAGGTCGACTGGTCGCGCGTGCAGGCGGAGAGCTTCCAGGACTACATGCGGCGCACGCGGGATCCCGCGTTCACGACCTCCGGCGCCTGGCCCGAGCGGCACGCCGGATCCTGACCCGCTCCCCCGCCCGCGGACGACGAAGGGCGCCCGGCCGGAGCCGGGCGCCCTTCGTGGTGCAGCGGGTGGGCTGCTACTTCTTGCCGAAGCCCGCGTAGCGCGAGTTGAACTTCTCGACGCGGCCGGCGGAGTCCATGATGCGCTGCTTGCCCGTGTAGAACGGGTGCGACTCGCTCGAGATCTCGACGTCGATGACGGGGTACG
Proteins encoded in this window:
- a CDS encoding histidine phosphatase family protein, encoding MTRIVLVRHGRTAWNVERRVQGSSDIPLDDTGRAQAATAGALLAAAVAGGAGWDAVHASPLSRAFETASIIAEHLALGGAPASGPLPEPALAERRYGLAEGLTHSEIEARFPDGDVPGRETVESVTERAGAALLRLAERHPGGSIIAVSHGGVIAALARSLDASLGTRPGPMIENGSAHTFGVVDGELSLLRFGGIADLAGIADLDPARRA
- a CDS encoding glycosyltransferase family 4 protein — protein: MRLVFDCRYTRIGRHDGISRYGAELVARLGARFDVTMLISDHRQLALLPDLPWQLVSSPTGPREPWLARRVSRMRPDVVYSPMQTMGSRGRTYPLVLTLHDLIYYRHRRPPRDLPAPVRALWRAFHLAWWPQRLLLDRADAIVTVSETTRGLIRAHRLTTKPVVVVPNAAELTPAPDGSPDGPRDAPAERTLVYMGSYMPYKNVETLVHAADDLPDHELHLMSRIPAPERERLESIADGARLVFRDGASDEEYARTLRRATALLTASRDEGFGIPVIEAMSVGLPVVVSDIPIFREIGGDAAVYVDPDDAEGFAAAVRALEEPDEWRRRSAACIARAAEYDWDRSAEALGDLLEQVARTGRRGV
- a CDS encoding alpha/beta fold hydrolase, encoding MTVPSPYAAQLDRIPVVRRTVDLLGSRTAWWEYGPADAPQVVVVVHGFRGDHHGLEPVVAQLPGVRILSPDLPGFGDSTPLVDARHDIAGYSAWLRAFVDATGTRDATALGHSFGSIVVAAALADGLPSPRAVLVNPIAAPALEGPRGILTRLAVLYYRAAAVLPERAGFGLLRNRAIVRVMSEAMAKTRDRSLRRWINDQHDRFFSAFSDRRVVLEAFRASVSSDVSTYAARVAVPVLLVAAERDDITPVAAQHRLQRLFADARLEVIPRVGHLIHYETPREAAGSIRAFLDEGSAS
- the treS gene encoding maltose alpha-D-glucosyltransferase; its protein translation is MRRTVSFTAPITLPGLTLDKQWYKRSVFYEVMIRSFVDSNGDGTGDIQGLISKLDYLQWLGIDGLWLPPFFQSPLRDGGYDISDYMAVLPEFGTLDDFKELVTKSHERNMRIVIDLVMNHTSDQHEWFQQSRSDPDGPYGDFYVWSDTDEKYEDIRVIFVDTEESNWTFDPVRRQFFFHRFFSHQPDLNFDNPKVHEAIYGVIRHWLDMGVDGLRLDAIPYLYETEEGNGEGEPATHEFLKRLRAMVDEEYPGRILIAEANQWPREVSAFLGTEEEPECHMAFDFPIMPRIFYSLRSQTADELKRIMGETFEIPEAAAWGVFLRNHDELTLEMVSEEYRQAMYGWYAYDPRMRVNIGIRRRLAPLLDNSRAELELVHALLFSLPGSPFLYYGDEIGMGDNIWLPDRDASRTPMQWTPDRNAGFSTADPGKLYLPVVQSLVYNYAQINVESQLAQSRSLLHWVRNVIHVRKAHPVFGQGTIRVLPTDHESVLAFVRSYEGSGTHFGDRAEDVLCVFSFAHNPVSVTIDASDFAGSQLYDLFGGGVFPTVGDDGRLTLTLATQSFYWLHMGAPAIGGRP
- a CDS encoding 3'-5' exonuclease, with the protein product MSTRWHHSLASFDLETTGVDVETARIVTACIVVLDADGQVTERHDWLADPGVEIPAGAAAIHGVTTERARAEGRDAGAVVLEIVTTIREMFARGLALVVYNAPYDLTLLNREAVRHGVEPLRDTGPVIDPLVIDKAVDTYRRGKRTLSVAAEHYGVRLDDAHDAGADAIAAGRVAQAIAGRYADQLDIPVLDLHDRQVDWSRVQAESFQDYMRRTRDPAFTTSGAWPERHAGS
- a CDS encoding type B 50S ribosomal protein L31, with amino-acid sequence MKTDIHPQYAPVVFRDLASGATFLTRSTVGSSKTIEWEDGNTYPVIDVEISSESHPFYTGKQRIMDSAGRVEKFNSRYAGFGKK